The Chiloscyllium plagiosum isolate BGI_BamShark_2017 chromosome 20, ASM401019v2, whole genome shotgun sequence genome has a window encoding:
- the neurl2 gene encoding neuralized-like protein 2: protein MAAVSDSYIRFHNIHGTNVRLNASQTEATRTDSFGNGVCFSKEPLDPDKIFLIEIAEKELGWCGNVRIGLTAHNPKNLESVPEYSLPDLVNLGSSWVFAITRNHNKVSTDDQESNPAPQPLCSTEAYLQIGKCRIPKDKLVGRSRPGRYSHLLDELYKTNILPATARGSRVGVLYTTHANMGEMHIVINGEDMGPCAREIPINQPLYAVVDVFASTKTVRIIQVDYGFPSLQTLCRQLVQKCIMHRLAIDWLDLPDPLKNYCKYE, encoded by the exons ATGGCTGCAGTGTCAGATTCGTACATACGCTTCCACAATATCCATGGAACCAACGTGAGACTGAATGCTTCTCAGACCGAAGCGACAAGAACAGACAGCTTTGGGAATGGGGTTTGTTTCAGTAAAGAGCCTCTAGATCCTGATAAGATTTTCCTTATAGAAATTGCAGAGAAAGAATTAGGGTGGTGTGGGAATGTAAGGATTGGTTTGACAGCGCACAATCCAAAAAACTTAGAATCAGTTCCTGAATATTCTCTTCCTGATTTAGTAAACTTGGGAAGCAGTTGGGTTTTTGCAATAACCAGGAATCACAATAAGGTCTCCACTGATGATCAGGAATCcaatcctgctccacagccactCTGTTCTACAGAGGCCTATCTGCAAATTGGAAAATGTAGGATCCCCAAGGACAAGTTGGTCGGAAGAAGCAGGCCAGGAAGGTACAGTCACCTCTTGGATGAATTGTATAAGACGAATATTCTTCCtgcaactgccagaggaagcagagttGGGGTCTTGTACACCACACATGCTAATATGGGTGAAATGCACATTGTCATCAATGGGGAAGACATGGGTCCCTGTGCCAGAGAAATTCCCATTAACCAGCCTCTCTACGCTGTTGTAGATGTGTTTGCTTCCACTAAGACTGTGAGGATTATACAAGTGGACTATGGTT TTCCATCTCTACAGACACTGTGTCGTCAGCTTGTTCAGAAATGTATAATGCATAGACTGGCGATCGACTGGCTAGATCTACCTGACCCTTTAAAGAATTACTGCAAATATGAATGA